From Oenanthe melanoleuca isolate GR-GAL-2019-014 chromosome 18, OMel1.0, whole genome shotgun sequence, a single genomic window includes:
- the USH1G gene encoding pre-mRNA splicing regulator USH1G isoform X1, whose amino-acid sequence MLRTQGMRCGARLAGLGAAPASSQRFSGVLCAELCLASGALGAGPAAPPGHPCAGPGTVRTMNDQYHRAARDGYLDLLKEATKKDLNSPDEDGMTPTLWAAYHGNLDALRLIVSRGGDPDKCDIWGNTPLHLAAANGHLNCLSFLISFGANIWCLDNDYHTPLDMAAMKGHMECVRYLDSIAAKQSSLNPKLVSKLKDKAFRDAERRIKDCVKLQKKHHERMEKRYRKEMSDNSDTMSFSSYSSSTLSKKFQHMSMVTSLPYSQATIHGTAKGKTKIQKKLEKKKQVDGTFKIYEDGRKSVRSLSGLQLGSDVMFVKQGTYASPKEWTRRNIRDMFLTDEDTVSRAISDPGLHLDSAHSEVSTDSGHESLFNRPGLGTMVFRRNYVSSGLFGMGREDGAAPGEDGADGVGVRLRSRLQRSPSLNDSIGSANSLQERNEEELPWDELELGLDDDDEPDTSPLETFLASLHMFEFISILKKEKIDLEALMLCSDNDLKSINIPLGPRKKIVDAIQRRRQTLEKPDVIVDTEL is encoded by the exons ATGCTTAGGACCCAGGGGATGCGCTGTGGAGCCcggctggctgggctgggagccgctcctgcctccagccagcGCTTCTCAGGTGTCCTGTGCGCGGAGCTGTGCCTGGCGAGCGGGGCCCTGGGCGCTGGCCCTGCCGCACCGCCCGGGCACCCATGCGCTGGCCCGGGCACCGTGCGCACCATGAATGACCAGTACCACCGAGCCGCCCGCGACGGCTACCTGGACCTGCTCAAGGAGGCCACCAAGAAGGACCTGAACTCGCCCGATGAGGATGGCATGACCCCGACCCTATGGGCCGCCTACCACGGCAACCTGGACGCCCTGCGGCTCATCGTCAGCAGAGG GGGCGACCCAGACAAATGTGACATCTGGGGGAATACCCCCCTCCACCTGGCAGCAGCCAACGGCCACCTGAACTGCCTCTCCTTCCTCATCTCCTTTGGGGCCAACATCTGGTGCCTGGACAATGACTACCACACCCCGCTGGACATGGCAGCCATGAAGGGGCACATGGAGTGCGTGCGCTACCTGGACTCCATCGCTGCCAAGCAGAGCAGCCTCAACCCCAAGCTGGTGAGCAAACTGAAGGACAAGGCCTTCCGGGACGCGGAGCGCAGGATTAAGGACTGCGTGAAGCTGCAGAAGAAGCACCACGAAAGGATGGAGAAACGGTACAGAAAGGAGATGTCAGATAATTCGGACACCATGAGCTTTTCCAGCTATTCAAGCAGCACCTTAAGTAAGAAGTTCCAGCACATGTCTATGGTGACTTCCCTGCCATACTCACAAGCCACCATCCACGGCACAGCCAAGGGAAAGaccaaaatacagaagaaattagAGAAGAAGAAGCAGGTGGACGGGACATTCAAGATCTACGAGGACGGGAGGAAAAGCGTGCGGTCTCTGTCTggcctgcagctgggcagcGACGTCATGTTCGTGAAGCAGGGCACCTACGCCAGCCCCAAGGAGTGGACTCGCCGCAATATCCGAGACATGTTCCTCACGGATGAAGACACCGTCTCCCGTGCCATAAGCGACCCGGGTTTGCACCTGGACTCGGCCCACTCCGAGGTCAGCACCGACTCGGGACACGAGTCCCTGTTCAACCGGCCCGGGCTGGGCACCATGGTGTTCCGGCGCAACTACGTCAGCAGCGGGCTCTTCGGGATGGGCCGGGAGGacggggccgcgccgggcgaGGACGGCGCCGACGGCGTGGGTGTCCGGCTGCGGAGCCGCCTGCAGCGCTCGCCAAGTCTCAACGACAGCATTGGCAGTGCCAACAGCCTGCAGGAGAGGAACgaggaggagctgccctgggacgagctggagctgggcttggaCGATGACGATGAACCGGACACCAGCCCCTTGGAAACTTTTCTGGCTTCTCTGCACATGTTTGAGTTCATCTCCAtcctgaagaaggaaaagattGACTTGGAGGCCCTCATGCTGTGTTCAGACAATGACCTGAAGAGCATCAATATCCCGTTGGGCCCCAGGAAAAAGATTGtggatgccatccagaggagACGACAAACGCTGGAGAAGCCAGATGTCATTGTAGACACTGAACT atag
- the USH1G gene encoding pre-mRNA splicing regulator USH1G isoform X2: MLRTQGMRCGARLAGLGAAPASSQRFSGVLCAELCLASGALGAGPAAPPGHPCAGPGTVRTMNDQYHRAARDGYLDLLKEATKKDLNSPDEDGMTPTLWAAYHGNLDALRLIVSRGGDPDKCDIWGNTPLHLAAANGHLNCLSFLISFGANIWCLDNDYHTPLDMAAMKGHMECVRYLDSIAAKQSSLNPKLVSKLKDKAFRDAERRIKDCVKLQKKHHERMEKRYRKEMSDNSDTMSFSSYSSSTLSKKFQHMSMVTSLPYSQATIHGTAKGKTKIQKKLEKKKQVDGTFKIYEDGRKSVRSLSGLQLGSDVMFVKQGTYASPKEWTRRNIRDMFLTDEDTVSRAISDPGLHLDSAHSEVSTDSGHESLFNRPGLGTMVFRRNYVSSGLFGMGREDGAAPGEDGADGVGVRLRSRLQRSPSLNDSIGSANSLQERNEEELPWDELELGLDDDDEPDTSPLETFLASLHMFEFISILKKEKIDLEALMLCSDNDLKSINIPLGPRKKIVDAIQRRRQTLEKPDVIVDTEL; encoded by the exons ATGCTTAGGACCCAGGGGATGCGCTGTGGAGCCcggctggctgggctgggagccgctcctgcctccagccagcGCTTCTCAGGTGTCCTGTGCGCGGAGCTGTGCCTGGCGAGCGGGGCCCTGGGCGCTGGCCCTGCCGCACCGCCCGGGCACCCATGCGCTGGCCCGGGCACCGTGCGCACCATGAATGACCAGTACCACCGAGCCGCCCGCGACGGCTACCTGGACCTGCTCAAGGAGGCCACCAAGAAGGACCTGAACTCGCCCGATGAGGATGGCATGACCCCGACCCTATGGGCCGCCTACCACGGCAACCTGGACGCCCTGCGGCTCATCGTCAGCAGAGG GGGCGACCCAGACAAATGTGACATCTGGGGGAATACCCCCCTCCACCTGGCAGCAGCCAACGGCCACCTGAACTGCCTCTCCTTCCTCATCTCCTTTGGGGCCAACATCTGGTGCCTGGACAATGACTACCACACCCCGCTGGACATGGCAGCCATGAAGGGGCACATGGAGTGCGTGCGCTACCTGGACTCCATCGCTGCCAAGCAGAGCAGCCTCAACCCCAAGCTGGTGAGCAAACTGAAGGACAAGGCCTTCCGGGACGCGGAGCGCAGGATTAAGGACTGCGTGAAGCTGCAGAAGAAGCACCACGAAAGGATGGAGAAACGGTACAGAAAGGAGATGTCAGATAATTCGGACACCATGAGCTTTTCCAGCTATTCAAGCAGCACCTTAAGTAAGAAGTTCCAGCACATGTCTATGGTGACTTCCCTGCCATACTCACAAGCCACCATCCACGGCACAGCCAAGGGAAAGaccaaaatacagaagaaattagAGAAGAAGAAGCAGGTGGACGGGACATTCAAGATCTACGAGGACGGGAGGAAAAGCGTGCGGTCTCTGTCTggcctgcagctgggcagcGACGTCATGTTCGTGAAGCAGGGCACCTACGCCAGCCCCAAGGAGTGGACTCGCCGCAATATCCGAGACATGTTCCTCACGGATGAAGACACCGTCTCCCGTGCCATAAGCGACCCGGGTTTGCACCTGGACTCGGCCCACTCCGAGGTCAGCACCGACTCGGGACACGAGTCCCTGTTCAACCGGCCCGGGCTGGGCACCATGGTGTTCCGGCGCAACTACGTCAGCAGCGGGCTCTTCGGGATGGGCCGGGAGGacggggccgcgccgggcgaGGACGGCGCCGACGGCGTGGGTGTCCGGCTGCGGAGCCGCCTGCAGCGCTCGCCAAGTCTCAACGACAGCATTGGCAGTGCCAACAGCCTGCAGGAGAGGAACgaggaggagctgccctgggacgagctggagctgggcttggaCGATGACGATGAACCGGACACCAGCCCCTTGGAAACTTTTCTGGCTTCTCTGCACATGTTTGAGTTCATCTCCAtcctgaagaaggaaaagattGACTTGGAGGCCCTCATGCTGTGTTCAGACAATGACCTGAAGAGCATCAATATCCCGTTGGGCCCCAGGAAAAAGATTGtggatgccatccagaggagACGACAAACGCTGGAGAAGCCAGATGTCATTGTAGACACTGAACTGTAA